TGCTTGTTTAGCCAGTTGGATACACCGATTCATCATTAAGAGATCTATATCTGTCATTTGAAAAATTATAGTTAAGTTTTATCAAGATACAAATGTACAGTCAATATTAATCAAAAAATATTAGGAAAATAATAAATAGTCATTAGAGTATTCTAAAAAATCCTTTCCCTTTTACTCCTTGCTTTTTACTTTTTTGTCCGTTGAGCTAAATTATCTTCTTCTTTCTTGCAATTTTTTGTAAACATCCCGTAAGTTAACCTTATGGTAAGCTAAAGCAACAAGGGTATGATAAAATAGATCAGCAACTTCAGCGACAATTTCATCGGGGTCATTATCTTTACAAGCCATAACAACCTCGGCACTTTCTTCGCCAATCTTTTTGAGAATTTTGTTATCTCCCCCTTCGTACAATTTACAGGTGTAAGAACCTTCAACGGGGTGTTCTTTGCGATCGCATATTATTTTAAACAATTCTGTTAAAGTATCCGCAGATGGGGCAGACTTGGAATGATCAATTTGATGAAAACAACTTCTTTCTCCTGTATGACAGGCAACATCACCAACCTGCTCAATGGTAAGTAAAAGGGCATCACTATCACAATCGTAACGGATTGTTTTCACTTTTTGAATATGCCCAGAAGTAGCTCCTTTGTGCCATAATTCTTGACGAGAACGACTCCAATACCATGCTTCTCCTGTCTCAAGGGTTTTACGTAGAGATTCCTTATTCATCCACGCCATCATTAACACTGTACCATCAAGATAATCTTGGGTAATAGCTGGTACTAATCCTTGCTCATTATATTGAATTTTATCCACAGGGATTGATTGACTGAGGGGAATTGAAGGATTAATAGACATTTGAGGATTACTGGTAACTATTAAATATGATTGGGTCTTTATCATCATATCAGTATTGGGCAACAAATTTCCCTTTTTTGATTACATTTTCTGTTCGATAAATGAAGTTAATGTTATACTTATACATTGCACCTTTAAGCGTTTGTGATGACCATTAGACCCCGAAAACAGTTTGGACAACACTGGTT
This is a stretch of genomic DNA from Cyanobacterium aponinum PCC 10605. It encodes these proteins:
- the hisIE gene encoding bifunctional phosphoribosyl-AMP cyclohydrolase/phosphoribosyl-ATP diphosphatase HisIE, which codes for MSINPSIPLSQSIPVDKIQYNEQGLVPAITQDYLDGTVLMMAWMNKESLRKTLETGEAWYWSRSRQELWHKGATSGHIQKVKTIRYDCDSDALLLTIEQVGDVACHTGERSCFHQIDHSKSAPSADTLTELFKIICDRKEHPVEGSYTCKLYEGGDNKILKKIGEESAEVVMACKDNDPDEIVAEVADLFYHTLVALAYHKVNLRDVYKKLQERRR